Below is a window of Arthrobacter sp. SLBN-112 DNA.
TCTCGCGGACTACCCACTGCAGTGCCTCGGCGGCCTTCTTGGGGTTGGTGATGATCGGCGTGATGAGGTGCGGGACGCCCTCATAGGCCGTCAGTTCAACGCGCTTGGGGTCCACCATGACCATGCGGACTTCGTCAGGGGTGGCGCGCATCAGGATGGAGGTGATCATCGAGTTCACGAAGGATGACTTACCGGCGCCGGTGGCACCGGCCACCAGGAGGTGCGGCATCTTGGCGAGGTTGGCCACCACGTAGCCGCCCTCAACGTCCTTGCCCACGCCCATGACCATCGGGTGGTCCGTGCGCCTGGCATTCTGGCTGCGCAGCACATCGCCCAGGGAAACCGTTTCGCGGTCGGTGTTGGGGATCTCGATGCCGATGGCCGACTTGCCTGGAATCGGGCTGAGGATGCGGACATCACTGGAAGCCACGGCGTAGGAAATGTTCTTGGACAGCGCCGTGACGCGTTCCACCTTGGTTCCCGGCGCCAGTTCGATTTCGTACCGCGTCACGGTGGGGCCACGGCTGAAGCCGGTGACGGTGGCGTCGACGTTGAACTGCGTCAGGGTGTCGGTCAGGGCGGCGACGACGGCGTCGTTGGCTTCGGTGCGTTCCTTCGGGATGGACCCGGGGGTCAGGTAGTCCGAGGCAGGAAGCGTGTAGGTCACGTCCCCGGCGAGGGAGAGTTGCTCGGTCCGCTGCGGGATGGGAATGGGCGGCGGGGCCGGTGCCACCGGGTTGGCGGGCACGGTGGGGGCGGCGGAGCCGGCAGCACCGGGCGCCGCGGCGGCGGGGATAACCAGCGGGATTGCCTCCGTGGCGTTCTCCGCGGGGGGCGCCGCACTGGTTCCCAGTCCTTGGGCTGCCTTGATCTTCTCGACGGCGATCTCCGCCTGGGTGGGCCTCCGTACGCCCGGCGCGGGCCGGGCAGGCTCCGGCTCGTCGTCGTCGATGACGGCATGCTCGAAGGCTTCGTCGCCCACGTAGCCCTCCAGGCCGGCGTCGGACGCGTGGTCCTTGCCGAACAGCTTGCGCTTCCTCTTCTTGGGCGCTGCGGGTGCCGGGCGTTCGAGGTAGCTGCGGTCGTGCGCGTCGCCGGGTTCCTGGTCCATCAGGTCGATGCCCATGAGGTGTTCGTAGGCGCCGCGGAGCCGCCGCGGGATGGCTGTGAACGGGGTGGCCGTGATGATCAGCAGCGAAACGAAGGCCAGCAGCCCGTACAGTGCCACCGGCACGGCTGGATGGATGGCTGCCAATGGGGTTGCGGCCAGGAATCCGAGCATGCCGCCGGCTTTGCGGAGGCCGTCGAAGCCATCGGCGACGGTGGGCTGGCCGCCGAGGATGTGGGCCAGCCCGCACCCGGCGAAGGTCATGATCAGGAAGCCGATGCCCACCCGGTTGTTGCCGCGGCCGTCCGAGGGGCGCCTGAACAGCCGGAATGCGCAGACAAAGAGCATGAGCGGGAGCAGCAGGGAGAGCCAGCCGAAGGTGCCGTTGACCACGGCGTAGACGGCGTCCGGGAACCAGCCCGTCAGGCCCCACCAGGCGAAAGTGGCAAT
It encodes the following:
- a CDS encoding DNA translocase FtsK; this translates as MATRTTSAPKGTGRGSSGSKAGSSTGRGTGSTAGKAARGGSSSTARTRQLPAVEHHQPWLLRVVGGAWLGVGHLVGGGVRRIGHDVSDLPAEERRDGAALFNLALGVFIATFAWWGLTGWFPDAVYAVVNGTFGWLSLLLPLMLFVCAFRLFRRPSDGRGNNRVGIGFLIMTFAGCGLAHILGGQPTVADGFDGLRKAGGMLGFLAATPLAAIHPAVPVALYGLLAFVSLLIITATPFTAIPRRLRGAYEHLMGIDLMDQEPGDAHDRSYLERPAPAAPKKRKRKLFGKDHASDAGLEGYVGDEAFEHAVIDDDEPEPARPAPGVRRPTQAEIAVEKIKAAQGLGTSAAPPAENATEAIPLVIPAAAAPGAAGSAAPTVPANPVAPAPPPIPIPQRTEQLSLAGDVTYTLPASDYLTPGSIPKERTEANDAVVAALTDTLTQFNVDATVTGFSRGPTVTRYEIELAPGTKVERVTALSKNISYAVASSDVRILSPIPGKSAIGIEIPNTDRETVSLGDVLRSQNARRTDHPMVMGVGKDVEGGYVVANLAKMPHLLVAGATGAGKSSFVNSMITSILMRATPDEVRMVMVDPKRVELTAYEGVPHLITPIITNPKKAAEALQWVVREMDARYDDLANYGFKHIDDFNKAVRAGKVHPPVDSKRVIRPYPYLLVIVDELADLMMVAPRDVEDSIVRITQLARAAGIHLVLATQRPSVDVVTGLIKANVPSRMAFATSSVTDSRVVLDQPGAEKLIGQGDALFLPMGASKAMRVQGAWVTESEIHKVVEHVKGQLQAVYRDDVAPEAQKKQIDDDIGDDLEVLLQATELVVTTQFGSTSMLQRKLRVGFAKAGRLMDLLESRGVVGPSEGSKARDVLVKPDDLAAVLAAMKGQEVPAAADSQTAALSENANANIAQGGYAEDLVAADLDKRKQNVEYYDGSDSAPGGYGEDDDGSEDAWSLTGR